The Bombus terrestris chromosome 16, iyBomTerr1.2, whole genome shotgun sequence genome includes a region encoding these proteins:
- the LOC100648005 gene encoding uncharacterized protein LOC100648005 isoform X1: MNPLGGDGSGDGDVERRGIGRGRGRGPWTSSPQDIPILRRPHHATSGMQTGSVESRSMEQGKLDKSFDDIIQNSTLSVHAAEFVPKSYPVKQRHQQQVYIHKHSVQDRLQVAREIPLQSQIQQNPAYNYDTSQHYQQAQQVQQFDNLSQQQQQEQQSNMQDYGHFDDGSGDYRDKHQDSNIEDDNYLIEFANITQNLMSVIHSLILNPGHFTLIVPPLINNLRPYLGIPSQFQEIMKIIIQQSINEGNFRYSGARLCASLDNSVTPIEQTSFRWTLYTLCKSETDCQASNWQQKENHTEEEQKKCHGLILLLAELVTQMDHASAFTLGNLLIQFIIIILKKPAPNSVKNICQALKLAGQTLEKDKVECRRKEMENMMRALTEIVTEGRVDSHIGHMVHSVHELRNGNWGQSFDNSTTVESIEPLDPNQAIDEPVLYGPDGKLLTPEENEFLEEVSDSTMNIEDHIISEQGYEGEESWMSEDDDIDAAYEEFLKNIPKQIKNQTKK; encoded by the exons ATGAATCCTTTGGGAGGTGATGGAAGTGGAGACGGGGACGTGGAACGACGTGGAATCGGACGTGGTCGTGGTAGGGGTCCGTGGACTTCCAGCCCACAGGATATTCCCATATTAAGGAGACCGCATCATGCTACATCTGGAATGCAAACAG GGTCAGTAGAATCAAGAAGCATGGAACAGGGCAAATTGGATAAGTCTTTCGATGATATTATCCAGAATTCTACATTGTCCGTTCATGCAGCTGAGTTTGTTCCAAAGTCATATCCTGTTAAGCAG CGTCATCAACAAcaggtatatatacataaacacTCAGTTCAGGATAGGTTACAAGTGGCACGTGAAATACCTCTGCAATCACAAATTCAGCAAAATCCTGCGTATAATTATGATACTTCTCAACATTATCAACAGGCACAACAAGTTCAACAGTTTGATAACCTTtcacaacagcaacagcaagaGCAGCAATCAAATATGCAGGACTATGGTCATTTTGACGATGGTTCAGGAGACTACAGAGACAAACATCAG gaCTCAAATATAGAAgatgataattatttaattgaatttgcAAACATAACACAGAATTTAATGAGTGTTATACATTCATTGATATTAAATCCAGGGCATTTCACTTTGATCGTGCCGCCACTCATAAATAATCTTAGGCCTTACTTAGGAATTCCTAGTCAATTTCAAGAAATTATGAAGATAATAATTCAACAG TCTATAAATGAGGGTAATTTCCGGTACAGTGGTGCTCGACTTTGCGCCTCTTTGGACAATAGTGTGACTCCCATAGAACAGACGTCTTTCAGATGGACTTTGTATACTTT GTGTAAAAGTGAAACAGACTGTCAAGCTTCCAACTGGCAGCAAAAGGAGAATCATACAGAGGAAGAACAGAAGAAGTGTCACGGGTTGATATTACTTCTAGCTGAATTGGTTACTCAAATGGATCATGCTTCTGCGTTTACTTTAGGAAACTTATTAAttcagtttattattattatattaaaaaagccTGCGCCGAATTCTGTCAAGAACATCTGTCAAGCCCTTAAG TTGGCAGGACAAACTTTAGAGAAGGATAAAGTTGAATGTCGACGCAAAGAGATGGAGAATATGATGCGAGCTCTAACGGAAATTGTAACGGAGGGTAGAGTGGATTCACACATAGGACATATGGTACATAGTGTCCACGAATTGAGAAACGGAAACTGGGGTCAGAGTTTCGATAATTCCACGACAGTGGAATCAATAGAGCCATTAGATCCCAACCAGGCCATCGATGAACCAGTTTTATATGGTCCTGACGGCAAGCTATTAACCCCGGAGGAAAATGAATTCTTAGAAGAAGTTTCCGATAGCACAATGAACATCGAAGATcacat CATATCGGAACAGGGATATGAAGGTGAAGAATCATGGATGTCGGAGGACGACGACATAGATGCAGCATACGAAGAGTTTTTAAAGAATATTCCGAAGCAGATTAAAAACCAGACAAAAAAATAA
- the LOC100647885 gene encoding E3 ubiquitin-protein ligase MIB2, translating to MLEVGLRVVRGQDWKWDDQDGGEGHAGTVVEIGKPPSFGNSASSPNPSDRTPDKTVIVQWDHGSRSNYRIGYQGAYDLLVFDNAATGVKHANIICDGCKRHGIIGIRWKCMQCCDYDLCTQCYMAEVHDLSHCFERYQTSNSVGVQLNPREGCTKIPLKGIFIGAKVIRGPDWEWGNQDGGRGKTGRVMDIRGWDNESSRSVATVSWSKGSTNVYRLGYKGCVDLCYVEEATAGTYYKEHLPLLGQPIMTVPDNGANVTPTRNGVPFAVSSPRHSTFNVGDKIKVLVAVETLKEMQEGHGGWNPRMAEYIGKIGRVHRITDKGDVRVQFEGCNNRWTFHPGALTKVTSKDSFSLGDIVRVKTDLSAVKLYQRGHGEWIDVMKNALGKTGKVIKIYSDGDLRVALDGHTWTFNPLSVTSVPPGTETVALQDEANRSRDWTAEGVDTEVEKLLRDAARGEAGVSAVQEFLKKYPGRVDARAGGPGGGKKTCLQVAAHQGQKDLCILLLDAGASLRAIDEDGDTPLHYAAFGNQPEIMELLLSRGAAINAVNNGKCSALHVAVNKQHAQCVKVLLRHHCDVNLQDSYGDTALHDAIGKDALDIIDALCSCDRVDFTLRNKRGFNVLHHAALKGNAHATERLVARARHLVDVKKEDGFAALHLAALNGHKDVAAMLLSPTGGNAKVDLRNNRRQTPLHLATSQGHWALVEFLVHHNADIASTDADGDTVLHIAIVKSPNQSNVVPTPESCRDSPLIYAIWQNLARQGAKTELALACFLVSVDRSCTLLKHVKNSKNKTPLDLLEADSQLAPHTDLLRCYQYQSQSTQLEIENTPASQPSIYQIDTALQSEVVRGTRKCIPGSGDASECHSCLGIVTNAMRDGNRFNPGSSVVINCAQCGHGIAKTKANQDGQATGDIPLTKQEENMKDNALDERKKEEDHQGKEREKDKDLERLRYLETRVADLEEANMCSICMERRRNVAFLCGHGACEHCAAPLKTCHMCRKVITKKINLY from the exons ATGTTAGAAGTTGGCTTGAGGGTAGTTCGTGGACAAGATTGGAAGTGGGATGACCAAGATGGTGGAGAAGGTCATGCAGGAACAGTCGTAGAAATTGGCAAACCTCCCTCCTTTGGCAACTCTGCTTCCAGTCCAAATCCATCAGATAGGACACCAGATAAAACTGTTATTGTTCAATGGGACCATGGATCCAGAAGCAATTATAGAATTGGATATCAGGGAGCCTATGACCTTTTGGTATTCGATAATGCAGCCACAGGAGTTAAGCATGCAAATATCATATGTGATGGATGTAAAAGACACGGGATAATTGGTATTAGATGGAAATGCATGCAATGTTGCGACTATGATTTATGTACTCAATGCTACATGGCTGAAGTGCATGACCTGAGCCATTGTTTTGAAAGATATCAAACATCCAACTCTGTGGGAGTTCAATTGAATCCCAGAGAAGGCTGTACCAAGATTCCTTTAAAAGGAATATTTATAGGAGCCAAAGTTATTCGCGGTCCTGATTGGGAATGGGGAAATCAAGATGGAGGAAGAGGAAAAACTGGCAGAGTCATGGATATACGTGGATGGGATAACGAAAGTAGTCGTTCAGTGGCCACTGTATCATGGTCTAAAGGCAGCACAAATGTTTACCGACTCGGGTACAAGGGTTGTGTAGATTTATGTTACGTGGAGGAAGCTACAGCTGGCACATACTATAAGGAGCACCTCCCGCTCCTTGGGCAACCGATAATGACTGTACCTGACAATGGAGCCAACGTAACCCCGACAAGGAATGGTGTTCCTTTTGCTGTATCTAGTCCACGCCACTCAACTTTCAACGTTGGggataaaataaaagtattggTTGCAGTAGAGACGCTCAAAGAGATGCAAGAGGGTCACGGTGGTTGGAATCCACGCATGGCTGAATATATAGGAAAGATCGGCAGAGTTCACCGTATCACAGATAAGGGAGATGTACGTGTACAATTTGAGGGATGCAACAACAGATGGACATTTCATCCGGGTGCATTAACAAAAGTCACCAGTAAAGACAGTTTTTCTTTAGGCGACATAGTTAGAGTGAAAACCGACTTATCCGCGGTTAAACTCTATCAACGAGGTCACGGAGAATGGATAGACGTGATGAAAAATGCTCTGGGAAAAACCGGGAAAgtaatcaaaatatattctgACGGAGATTTAAGAGTAGCTTTAGATGGTCATACATGGACGTTCAATCCTTTAAGCGTCACATCCGTTCCTCCTGGAACTGAAACTGTTGCTCTACAGGATGAAGCAAATAGAAGTCGAGATTGGACAGCTGAAGGTGTGGACACAGaggttgaaaaattattaagagATGCAGCTAGGGGTGAGGCTGGAGTCTCTGCAGTTCAAGAATTTCTCAAAAAGTATCCTGGTAGAGTAGATGCGAGAGCTGGTGGCCCAGGAGGTGGTAAAAAGACCTGTCTTCAAGTGGCGGCTCATCAAGGGCAAAAGGATCTCTGTATTCTTCTCCTGGATGCTGGAGCTTCTTTACGAGCTATAGACGAGGACGGAGACACGCCTCTTCACTATGCTGCTTTCGG TAATCAACCGGAAATAATGGAGCTACTTCTATCACGTGGCGCAGCAATTAACGCTGTGAACAATGGGAAATGTAGCGCGCTGCACGTTGCCGTGAACAAACAACACGCTCAGTGTGTTAAAGTATTATTACGTCACCATTGCGACGTTAATCTGCAAGACTCGTACGGAGACACCGCATTGCACGATGCCATCGGGAAAGATGCTCTGGATATAATCGATGCTCTTTGTTCGTGCGACAGGGTGGATTTCACCTTGAGAAACAAACGAGGCTTCAATGTGTTACATCATGCTGCCTTGAAGGGTAATGCTCA TGCAACAGAAAGATTAGTAGCACGAGCAAGACACCTTGTAGACGTTAAAAAAGAAGATGGTTTTGCGGCATTGCATCTTGCAGCTTTGAACGGCCATAAAGACGTAGCCGCCATGCTTCTTTCTCCGACTGGTGGAAATGCGAAAGTAGATTTGCGGAACAATCGCCGACAGACCCCTTTGCATCTTGCCACTTCGCAAGGACATTGGGCTTTAGTGGAATTTCTTGTGCATCATAATGCTGACATTGCTAGCACTGATGCAGATGGAGATACGGTGCTACATATTGCTATAGTGAAGAGTCCCAATCAGAGTAACGTGGTTCCTACGCCTGAAAGTTGTCGGGATTCTCCCCTTATCTACGcg ATATGGCAAAATTTGGCTCGCCAAGGCGCGAAGACAGAACTCGCGTTAGCTTGTTTCCTAGTAAGTGTGGACAGGAGTTGTACACTACTGAAACATGTAAAGAACTCAAAGAACAAGACACCATTGGATCTTCTCGAAGCTGATTCCCAATTAGCCCCGCATACCGACTTGCTACGGTGTTACCAATACCAAAGTCAAAGTACTCAATTAGA AATAGAAAATACTCCTGCTTCTCAGCCTTCCATATATCAGATAGACACAGCGTTACAATCGGAAGTAGTGCGTGGAACAAGAAAGTGTATTCCAGGTTCTGGTGATGCTTCTGAATGCCACAGTTGCTTAGGTATAGTGACAAACGCGATGAGAGATGGAAATAGATTTAATCCGGGCAGCAGTGTTGTTATCAACTGTGCACAATGTGGTCATGGAATTGCCAAAACGAAAGCTAATCAAG ATGGCCAAGCAACAGGAGATATTCCTTTGACGAAACAGGAAGAGAATATGAAAGATAATGCATTGGatgagagaaagaaggaagaggaTCATCAGGgtaaggaaagagagaaagataagGATTTAGAACGTTTGCGTTATTTGGAAACAAGAGTGGCCGATCTGGAGGAAGCTAATATGTGTAGCATTTGCATGGAACGCCGTCGAAATGTCGCCTTCTTATGTGGTCATGGGGCCTGCGAGCATTGCGCTGCTCCTTTGAAAACCTGTCACATGTGTCGCAAAGTTATTACGAAAAAGATTAATTTGTATTAG
- the LOC100648005 gene encoding uncharacterized protein LOC100648005 isoform X2, whose product MNPLGGDGSGDGDVERRGIGRGRGRGPWTSSPQDIPILRRPHHATSGMQTGSVESRSMEQGKLDKSFDDIIQNSTLSVHAAEFVPKSYPVKQRHQQQAQQVQQFDNLSQQQQQEQQSNMQDYGHFDDGSGDYRDKHQDSNIEDDNYLIEFANITQNLMSVIHSLILNPGHFTLIVPPLINNLRPYLGIPSQFQEIMKIIIQQSINEGNFRYSGARLCASLDNSVTPIEQTSFRWTLYTLCKSETDCQASNWQQKENHTEEEQKKCHGLILLLAELVTQMDHASAFTLGNLLIQFIIIILKKPAPNSVKNICQALKLAGQTLEKDKVECRRKEMENMMRALTEIVTEGRVDSHIGHMVHSVHELRNGNWGQSFDNSTTVESIEPLDPNQAIDEPVLYGPDGKLLTPEENEFLEEVSDSTMNIEDHIISEQGYEGEESWMSEDDDIDAAYEEFLKNIPKQIKNQTKK is encoded by the exons ATGAATCCTTTGGGAGGTGATGGAAGTGGAGACGGGGACGTGGAACGACGTGGAATCGGACGTGGTCGTGGTAGGGGTCCGTGGACTTCCAGCCCACAGGATATTCCCATATTAAGGAGACCGCATCATGCTACATCTGGAATGCAAACAG GGTCAGTAGAATCAAGAAGCATGGAACAGGGCAAATTGGATAAGTCTTTCGATGATATTATCCAGAATTCTACATTGTCCGTTCATGCAGCTGAGTTTGTTCCAAAGTCATATCCTGTTAAGCAG CGTCATCAACAAcag GCACAACAAGTTCAACAGTTTGATAACCTTtcacaacagcaacagcaagaGCAGCAATCAAATATGCAGGACTATGGTCATTTTGACGATGGTTCAGGAGACTACAGAGACAAACATCAG gaCTCAAATATAGAAgatgataattatttaattgaatttgcAAACATAACACAGAATTTAATGAGTGTTATACATTCATTGATATTAAATCCAGGGCATTTCACTTTGATCGTGCCGCCACTCATAAATAATCTTAGGCCTTACTTAGGAATTCCTAGTCAATTTCAAGAAATTATGAAGATAATAATTCAACAG TCTATAAATGAGGGTAATTTCCGGTACAGTGGTGCTCGACTTTGCGCCTCTTTGGACAATAGTGTGACTCCCATAGAACAGACGTCTTTCAGATGGACTTTGTATACTTT GTGTAAAAGTGAAACAGACTGTCAAGCTTCCAACTGGCAGCAAAAGGAGAATCATACAGAGGAAGAACAGAAGAAGTGTCACGGGTTGATATTACTTCTAGCTGAATTGGTTACTCAAATGGATCATGCTTCTGCGTTTACTTTAGGAAACTTATTAAttcagtttattattattatattaaaaaagccTGCGCCGAATTCTGTCAAGAACATCTGTCAAGCCCTTAAG TTGGCAGGACAAACTTTAGAGAAGGATAAAGTTGAATGTCGACGCAAAGAGATGGAGAATATGATGCGAGCTCTAACGGAAATTGTAACGGAGGGTAGAGTGGATTCACACATAGGACATATGGTACATAGTGTCCACGAATTGAGAAACGGAAACTGGGGTCAGAGTTTCGATAATTCCACGACAGTGGAATCAATAGAGCCATTAGATCCCAACCAGGCCATCGATGAACCAGTTTTATATGGTCCTGACGGCAAGCTATTAACCCCGGAGGAAAATGAATTCTTAGAAGAAGTTTCCGATAGCACAATGAACATCGAAGATcacat CATATCGGAACAGGGATATGAAGGTGAAGAATCATGGATGTCGGAGGACGACGACATAGATGCAGCATACGAAGAGTTTTTAAAGAATATTCCGAAGCAGATTAAAAACCAGACAAAAAAATAA